A stretch of the Malus domestica chromosome 08, GDT2T_hap1 genome encodes the following:
- the LOC103410785 gene encoding uncharacterized protein isoform X1 produces MLLRLCYTNRRYCHHLFPHHHRHHNPARLFSSSASRNPDEPPNNRKNSDQVPHPPSVLHHRVNPLYSVPGASSLPRTAAIALSGTLASALIALYVVVSTDCDDKSSNSIYNGVRHAVLKSTESFRKLLDHAQQTGVAASVLWHSLSSILSSANHEVRSGFELRVAAFLADIAAANASRRAALVGAGGGAVVDWLLESVAVPRDGYRTQAESARALAFLISDPNVSAAVLGRPGAVPNLFRFIFSCQPHPSKKRAGCSSLDVSENLKGRSMLVAAIMDIVTANCDSLEKVSFKPCLSANAETRDIAAAIQVIEEGGMRLDESHENEDDEDGDSGIEGIGIKVLGGTSVLGLSRKNGVVKLGSADTSELGSGRVNPHNLVLQNMHASSLAQSNLSSAVVPGLWDDLNCQHVAVPFATWALANWAMASEVNRSRIQELDADGQAIMTALMAPERSVKWHGSLVARLLLEDQNLPLNDSVSDWSSSLLSTVSQATKNEDIPLARVALSAFLISVERSPEARNIVMEKGLHLIRDIAKRTMKHNDVQEALSKALELLCSGDLHLPLEEGQRWSAVLLRWVFGKPSSDTLRLSAIKILSRILEDYGPYSVPISQGWLAILLTEILTLKKASVKGTPQARSVNVKTQIDQSNMLFAAQTSNQLLASVVNLAGNQLGTTTDSIDTFPLADLLSAEPFSGPFKTLRKDSLPKVNAADSAVATLKGIKALTEVCADDSLCQEKLTDFGVLCLLRRFLLCDDYEKLAAIEAYDASKTLEAQERTSNVSKESSIPDSNGQSSVQVPPTAHIRRHAARLLTILSIHPKVQRVIIADKTWCKWLEDCANGKISGCGDLKIQSYARKTLINVFCGRQRDSANGDVPDAGIANGKKICPCYDDMIFLINPELPHWNCPEKSDQDTSPRDASSSDQVNSVESVDKCVTRISDDVNISSSMDASRSNAATREPLLDIVFVHGLRGGPYKTWRISEDKSSTKSGLVEKIDQEAGKLGTFWPGEWLSSDFPRARMFTLKYKTNLTQWSGASLPLQEVSSMLLEKLVSAGIGNRPVVFVTHSMGGLVVKQILHKARADNIDNLVKNTIGVVFYSCPHFGSKLADMPWRMGFVFRPAPTIGELRSGSPRLVELNDFIRQLHKKGMLKVLSFCETKVTPIVEGYGGWAFRMEIVPIESAYPGFGDLVVLDSTDHINSCKPLSRSDPSYTEILQFLRKLKASQK; encoded by the exons ATGTTGCTCCGCCTCTGTTACACAAACCGCCGCTACTGCCACCACCTCTTCCCCCACCACCACCGTCATCACAATCCCGCCCGCTTATTTTCCTCTTCCGCTTCCAGAAACCCCGACGAGCCCCCCAACAATCGCAAGAATTCCGACCAAGTCCCGCATCCTCCGTCTGTTCTACACCACCGCGTAAACCCTCTGTATTCTGTCCCTGGCGCTTCCTCTCTCCCTCGCACCGCCGCCATCGCGCTCTCCGGCACTCTCGCCTCCGCCCTGATCGCCTTGTACGTCGTCGTTTCGACGGACTGCGACGACAAGTCGTCGAATTCTATATATAACGGAGTACGACATGCCGTCCTCAAATCCACCGAGTCGTTCAGGAAGCTTCTCGACCACGCTCAACAGACCGGCGTCGCCGCCTCCGTTCTCTGGCACTCTCTCAGCTCCATCTTGTCCTCTGCCAACCACGAGGTCCGCTCCGGCTTCGAGCTCCGGGTCGCTGCGTTCCTTGCTGATATTGCCGCCGCCAATGCCAGCCGAAGGGCCGCCCTAGTTGGGGCTGGAGGTGGCGCCGTTGTCGATTGGCTGCTCGAGTCGGTGGCTGTCCCTAGGGATGGGTATAGGACCCAGGCCGAGTCGGCTAGAGCTCTCGccttcttgatctccgatcctaaTGTGTCCGCCGCCGTGCTCGGCAGGCCCGGCGCCGTTCCCAATCTCTTTAGGTTCATTTTCTCCTGCCAGCCTCATCCGTCTAAGAAG CGTGCAGGTTGTAGTTCACTTGATGTTTCTGAAAATTTGAAAGGCAGGAGCATGCTTGTAGCTGCCATTATGGATATCGTCACAGCCAACTGTGATAGTTTAGAAAAAGTGTCCTTTAAGCCATGCCTGTCAGCGAATGCTGAAACGCGGGATATAGCAGCTGCCATTCAAGTTATTGAAGAAGGTGGCATGCGTTTGGACGAGTCACATGAAAATGAAGATGACGAAGATGGTGACAGTGGAATCGAGGGGATTGGTATTAAAGTTCTGGGGGGTACATCAGTTTTAGGCCTAtcaagaaaaaatggagttgTGAAGCTGGGAAGCGCTGATACTAGTGAGTTGGGATCAGGAAGGGTTAATCCTCATAATCTTGTCCTGCAAAATATGCATGCCAGTTCTCTAGCACAAAGTAATCTGTCTTCTGCTGTTGTTCCTGGCCTCTGGGATGATTTGAATTGTCAACATGTTGCTGTTCCTTTTGCTACATGGGCATTGGCAAACTGGGCAATGGCATCAGAAGTGAATAGATCACGAATACAGGAACTGGATGCAGATGGGCAAGCTATTATGACCGCTTTAATGGCGCCTGAGAGATCAGTCAAATGGCACGGAAGTTTGGTGGCTCGGTTGCTATTAGAGGATCAGAATCTACCCCTGAACGATTCAGTTTCTGATTGGAGTTCCAGTCTTCTTTCTACTGTTTCTCAGGCAACTAAAAACGAAGACATTCCTTTGGCTCGGGTGGCTTTGTCAGCATTCTTGATTTCTGTTGAGAGGAGCCCTGAAGCACGGAATATAGTGATGGAGAAGGGTCTTCATCTGATAAGAGACATTGCGAAGCGAACGATGAAGCATAATGATGTGCAAGAAGCATTGTCAAAGGCATTGGAATTGCTTTGTTCTGGGGACTTGCATTTACCTCTTGAAGAAGGCCAAAGGTGGTCTGCTGTATTACTCCGTTGGGTGtttggaaaaccttcttctgacaCATTACGTTTGTCAGCGATAAAAATCCTTTCTCGCATTCTTGAAGACTATGGACCATACTCTGTACCCATTTCTCAGGGATGGTTAGCTATTCTGCTTACTGAAATTCTCACTTTGAAAAAGGCATCAGTTAAAGGAACCCCTCAGGCTAGATCTGTGAATGTGAAG ACACAAATTGATCAGTCAAACATGCTTTTTGCTGCACAGACTTCTAATCAGTTATTGGCATCTGTTGTTAATCTAGCAGGAAATCAGCTGGGAACAACCACTGATTCTATTGATACATTTCCACTGGCAGATCTTCTGTCCGCTGAACCTTTTTCTGGGCCATTTAAAACCCTAAGGAAAGATAGTTTGCCTAAGGTTAATGCAGCAGATTCTGCAGTGGCAACTCTGAAGGGAATCAAAGCACTGACTGAAGTTTGTGCTGACGATTCTTTATGTCAGGAGAAACTAACAGATTTTGGAGTCTTATGTTTGCTGAGACGGTTTTTGTTATGTGATGATTATGAGAAACTTGCTGCCATAGAAGCTTATGATGCTTCTAAGACGCTTGAGGCACAAGAGCGAACCTCAAATGTTTCTAAAGAGTCATCTATTCCAGATAGTAATGGTCAATCTAGTGTCCAAGTTCCACCCACAGCTCACATCCGTAGGCATGCAGCGAGGCTCTTGACTATTCTTTCAATACATCCAAAAGTCCAGAGAGTCATAATAGCAGATAAAACTTGGTGTAAATGGCTTGAGGATTGTGCTAATGGTAAGATCTCAGGTTGTGGTGatcttaaaattcaaagttatgCTAGAAAAACACTTATAAATGTATTTTGCGGACGCCAAAGAGATTCTGCAAATGGTGATGTTCCCGATGCTGGTAttgcaaatggaaaaaaaatttgtccctgTTATGATGACATGATATTCTTAATAAATCCTGAACTTCCCCATTGGAATTGCCCTGAAAAAAGTGACCAAGACACAAGTCCAAGGGATGCATCCTCTTCGGATCAAGTAAATTCTGTTGAGAGTGTGGATAAATGTGTGACCAGAATTTCAGATGATGTTAACATATCCAGTTCTATGGATGCATCTCGTAGTAATGCAGCCACAAGGGAGCCTCTTCTGGATATTGTTTTTGTCCATGGCCTCCGTGGGGGCCCTTATAAGACTTGGCGCATATCTGAGGACAAGTCATCCACCAAGTCTGGCTTAGTAGAGAAGATTGACCAGGAAGCGGGAAAGCTAGGAACATTCTGGCCAGGTGAATGGCTTTCATCTGACTTTCCTCGAGCTCGTATGTTTACCCTTAAATACAAG ACAAATCTAACACAGTGGTCCGGTGCTAGCCTGCCTCTTCAG GAAGTTAGCTCGATGCTGTTAGAGAAGCTTGTTTCTGCAGGTATTGGGAATCGACCTGTTGTTTTCGTGACTCACAG CATGGGAGGTCTGGTTGTCAAGCAGATACTGCATAAAGCAAGAGCAGATAATATCGATAACCTCGTGAAAAACACCATTGGAGTT GTTTTCTATAGCTGCCCACATTTTGGAAGCAAACTAGCTGACATGCCTTGGAGAATGGGATTTGTGTTTCGCCCAGCACCGACT ATAGGGGAGCTAAGAAGTGGATCTCCAAGATTAGTAGAGCTTAATGACTTTATCCGTCAGCTTCACAAGAAGGGGATGCTTAAAGTCCTCAGTTTCTGTGAG ACCAAGGTAACTCCAATTGTTGAAGGTTACGGCGGATGGGCCTTCCGAATGGAAATTGTACCAATTGAATCAGCATATCCTGGATTTGGTGATCTCGTT GTATTAGACTCAACAGATCACATAAACTCGTGCAAACCACTCAGCCGCAGTGATCCCTCATATACAGAGATATTACAGTTTTTGCGGAAGCTGAAAGCAAGCCAGAAATAA
- the LOC103410785 gene encoding uncharacterized protein isoform X2, whose translation MLVAAIMDIVTANCDSLEKVSFKPCLSANAETRDIAAAIQVIEEGGMRLDESHENEDDEDGDSGIEGIGIKVLGGTSVLGLSRKNGVVKLGSADTSELGSGRVNPHNLVLQNMHASSLAQSNLSSAVVPGLWDDLNCQHVAVPFATWALANWAMASEVNRSRIQELDADGQAIMTALMAPERSVKWHGSLVARLLLEDQNLPLNDSVSDWSSSLLSTVSQATKNEDIPLARVALSAFLISVERSPEARNIVMEKGLHLIRDIAKRTMKHNDVQEALSKALELLCSGDLHLPLEEGQRWSAVLLRWVFGKPSSDTLRLSAIKILSRILEDYGPYSVPISQGWLAILLTEILTLKKASVKGTPQARSVNVKTQIDQSNMLFAAQTSNQLLASVVNLAGNQLGTTTDSIDTFPLADLLSAEPFSGPFKTLRKDSLPKVNAADSAVATLKGIKALTEVCADDSLCQEKLTDFGVLCLLRRFLLCDDYEKLAAIEAYDASKTLEAQERTSNVSKESSIPDSNGQSSVQVPPTAHIRRHAARLLTILSIHPKVQRVIIADKTWCKWLEDCANGKISGCGDLKIQSYARKTLINVFCGRQRDSANGDVPDAGIANGKKICPCYDDMIFLINPELPHWNCPEKSDQDTSPRDASSSDQVNSVESVDKCVTRISDDVNISSSMDASRSNAATREPLLDIVFVHGLRGGPYKTWRISEDKSSTKSGLVEKIDQEAGKLGTFWPGEWLSSDFPRARMFTLKYKTNLTQWSGASLPLQEVSSMLLEKLVSAGIGNRPVVFVTHSMGGLVVKQILHKARADNIDNLVKNTIGVVFYSCPHFGSKLADMPWRMGFVFRPAPTIGELRSGSPRLVELNDFIRQLHKKGMLKVLSFCETKVTPIVEGYGGWAFRMEIVPIESAYPGFGDLVVLDSTDHINSCKPLSRSDPSYTEILQFLRKLKASQK comes from the exons ATGCTTGTAGCTGCCATTATGGATATCGTCACAGCCAACTGTGATAGTTTAGAAAAAGTGTCCTTTAAGCCATGCCTGTCAGCGAATGCTGAAACGCGGGATATAGCAGCTGCCATTCAAGTTATTGAAGAAGGTGGCATGCGTTTGGACGAGTCACATGAAAATGAAGATGACGAAGATGGTGACAGTGGAATCGAGGGGATTGGTATTAAAGTTCTGGGGGGTACATCAGTTTTAGGCCTAtcaagaaaaaatggagttgTGAAGCTGGGAAGCGCTGATACTAGTGAGTTGGGATCAGGAAGGGTTAATCCTCATAATCTTGTCCTGCAAAATATGCATGCCAGTTCTCTAGCACAAAGTAATCTGTCTTCTGCTGTTGTTCCTGGCCTCTGGGATGATTTGAATTGTCAACATGTTGCTGTTCCTTTTGCTACATGGGCATTGGCAAACTGGGCAATGGCATCAGAAGTGAATAGATCACGAATACAGGAACTGGATGCAGATGGGCAAGCTATTATGACCGCTTTAATGGCGCCTGAGAGATCAGTCAAATGGCACGGAAGTTTGGTGGCTCGGTTGCTATTAGAGGATCAGAATCTACCCCTGAACGATTCAGTTTCTGATTGGAGTTCCAGTCTTCTTTCTACTGTTTCTCAGGCAACTAAAAACGAAGACATTCCTTTGGCTCGGGTGGCTTTGTCAGCATTCTTGATTTCTGTTGAGAGGAGCCCTGAAGCACGGAATATAGTGATGGAGAAGGGTCTTCATCTGATAAGAGACATTGCGAAGCGAACGATGAAGCATAATGATGTGCAAGAAGCATTGTCAAAGGCATTGGAATTGCTTTGTTCTGGGGACTTGCATTTACCTCTTGAAGAAGGCCAAAGGTGGTCTGCTGTATTACTCCGTTGGGTGtttggaaaaccttcttctgacaCATTACGTTTGTCAGCGATAAAAATCCTTTCTCGCATTCTTGAAGACTATGGACCATACTCTGTACCCATTTCTCAGGGATGGTTAGCTATTCTGCTTACTGAAATTCTCACTTTGAAAAAGGCATCAGTTAAAGGAACCCCTCAGGCTAGATCTGTGAATGTGAAG ACACAAATTGATCAGTCAAACATGCTTTTTGCTGCACAGACTTCTAATCAGTTATTGGCATCTGTTGTTAATCTAGCAGGAAATCAGCTGGGAACAACCACTGATTCTATTGATACATTTCCACTGGCAGATCTTCTGTCCGCTGAACCTTTTTCTGGGCCATTTAAAACCCTAAGGAAAGATAGTTTGCCTAAGGTTAATGCAGCAGATTCTGCAGTGGCAACTCTGAAGGGAATCAAAGCACTGACTGAAGTTTGTGCTGACGATTCTTTATGTCAGGAGAAACTAACAGATTTTGGAGTCTTATGTTTGCTGAGACGGTTTTTGTTATGTGATGATTATGAGAAACTTGCTGCCATAGAAGCTTATGATGCTTCTAAGACGCTTGAGGCACAAGAGCGAACCTCAAATGTTTCTAAAGAGTCATCTATTCCAGATAGTAATGGTCAATCTAGTGTCCAAGTTCCACCCACAGCTCACATCCGTAGGCATGCAGCGAGGCTCTTGACTATTCTTTCAATACATCCAAAAGTCCAGAGAGTCATAATAGCAGATAAAACTTGGTGTAAATGGCTTGAGGATTGTGCTAATGGTAAGATCTCAGGTTGTGGTGatcttaaaattcaaagttatgCTAGAAAAACACTTATAAATGTATTTTGCGGACGCCAAAGAGATTCTGCAAATGGTGATGTTCCCGATGCTGGTAttgcaaatggaaaaaaaatttgtccctgTTATGATGACATGATATTCTTAATAAATCCTGAACTTCCCCATTGGAATTGCCCTGAAAAAAGTGACCAAGACACAAGTCCAAGGGATGCATCCTCTTCGGATCAAGTAAATTCTGTTGAGAGTGTGGATAAATGTGTGACCAGAATTTCAGATGATGTTAACATATCCAGTTCTATGGATGCATCTCGTAGTAATGCAGCCACAAGGGAGCCTCTTCTGGATATTGTTTTTGTCCATGGCCTCCGTGGGGGCCCTTATAAGACTTGGCGCATATCTGAGGACAAGTCATCCACCAAGTCTGGCTTAGTAGAGAAGATTGACCAGGAAGCGGGAAAGCTAGGAACATTCTGGCCAGGTGAATGGCTTTCATCTGACTTTCCTCGAGCTCGTATGTTTACCCTTAAATACAAG ACAAATCTAACACAGTGGTCCGGTGCTAGCCTGCCTCTTCAG GAAGTTAGCTCGATGCTGTTAGAGAAGCTTGTTTCTGCAGGTATTGGGAATCGACCTGTTGTTTTCGTGACTCACAG CATGGGAGGTCTGGTTGTCAAGCAGATACTGCATAAAGCAAGAGCAGATAATATCGATAACCTCGTGAAAAACACCATTGGAGTT GTTTTCTATAGCTGCCCACATTTTGGAAGCAAACTAGCTGACATGCCTTGGAGAATGGGATTTGTGTTTCGCCCAGCACCGACT ATAGGGGAGCTAAGAAGTGGATCTCCAAGATTAGTAGAGCTTAATGACTTTATCCGTCAGCTTCACAAGAAGGGGATGCTTAAAGTCCTCAGTTTCTGTGAG ACCAAGGTAACTCCAATTGTTGAAGGTTACGGCGGATGGGCCTTCCGAATGGAAATTGTACCAATTGAATCAGCATATCCTGGATTTGGTGATCTCGTT GTATTAGACTCAACAGATCACATAAACTCGTGCAAACCACTCAGCCGCAGTGATCCCTCATATACAGAGATATTACAGTTTTTGCGGAAGCTGAAAGCAAGCCAGAAATAA